From a single Botrytis cinerea B05.10 chromosome 4, complete sequence genomic region:
- the Bcugo1 gene encoding Bcugo1, whose amino-acid sequence MSTSREGPNPLRPYYVPPSIGIPQDVPITTSGTHGVGLKNGSAASYASSARDIFSDIDYSDYLSDTSPSTIESLQKFINETFTNYAGILCGQPFEVAKTILQVKSQDVEEGTTPAATVEKIKRRPSEYNENYPSDDSDADETAYFTSAAPRTKSSSPSRRRYSSEGSGWEDKSIPKITPPKPKPAHQLNLRRSDSIMEVIAQEWSKEGAWGVWKGSNATFIYGFLLKTMESWSSSMISAALNIPDPGLATLASQVDVTGSPNPWTSLSVAIAAAATAGLILAPLDLVRTKLILTPTSDPKRSLTHNLNTLPSYICPPLLLIPTILHSIIKPTISHCTPLLLRTRLSIDPILTPTSYTTFTFLAQTLEVFIRLPIETVLRRGQASVLASTQYNEAQDLKTIVDIGPYNGVVGTMWSIAREEGESSSPEPVASVGAVTPLRKIKKVQKKGQGVEGLWRGWRVGVWGLVGMYGSKAMSGAGSTEGEF is encoded by the exons ATGTCGACCTCAAGAGAAGGTCCAAACCCGTTAAGGCCATATTATGTTCCACCTTCTATCGGAATACCTCAAGACGTACCTATAACGACTTCGGGAACTCATGGAGTGGGATTAAAAAACGGAAGTGCAGCTTCTTACGCATCTTCCGCCCGAGACATATTCTCAGATATTGACTACAGTGACTATCTGTCGGATACCTCGCCATCTACCATCGAATCGCTTCAGAAGTTCATTAATGAGACTTTTACCAACTATGCGGGGATATTGTGCGGACAGCCCTTCGAGGTAGCAAAAACAATTTTGCAGGTAAAGAGTCAAGATGTTGAGGAAGGGACAACACCGGCAGCTACAGTGGAGAAAATAAAACGACGACCATCAGAATACAACGAG AACTACCCCTCCGATGACTCTGATGCCGACGAGACAGCTTACTTTACATCGGCGGCACCTCgtacaaaatcatcatccccGTCGAGGCGTCGGTATAGCAGTGAAGGATCTGGATGGGAGGATAAATCCATTCCTAAAATTACACcaccaaagccaaagcctGCACATCAATTAAACCTTAGGAGATCAGATTCTATAATGGAGGTGATAGCGCAGGAATGGTCAAAAGAGGGAGCTTGGGGTGTATGGAAGGGTTCCAATGCAACTTTCATTTACGGCTTTCTACTGAAAACAATGGAAAGTTGGTCAAGCAGCATGATATCGGCGGCGCTGAACATTCCGGACCCAGGTTTAGCAACATTAGCATCGCAAGTTGATGTTACTGGTTCTCCTAACCCATGGACATCGTTAAGTGTAGCAATAGCAGCAGCTGCTACTGCAGGTCTTATTCTTGCTCCTCTTGATCTTGTGAGGACGAA GTTAATTCTCACCCCAACTTCAGATCCTAAAAGATCGCTCACCCATAACCTCAACACCCTCCCTTCATATATATGTCCTCCATTGCTTCTCATTCCCACCATCCTCCACTCAATCATCAAGCCCACTATATCACACTGCACTCCGCTACTTCTTCGAACTCGTCTCTCCATCGATCCTATTCTCACTCCAACAAGCTACACAACATTCACATTCCTTGCTCAAACACTGGAAGTCTTCATCCGTCTACCCATTGAAACAGTTTTACGTCGTGGACAAGCTTCGGTGCTCGCCTCAACCCAATATAACGAAGCTCAAGACCTCAAAACAATTGTCGATATTGGTCCATACAATGGAGTAGTAGGTACGATGTGGTCCATTGCccgagaagaaggagagtcATCTAGTCCCGAGCCTGTCGCTAGTGTAGGCGCGGTGACGCCATTGAGGAAAATTAAGAAAGTTCAAAAGAAGGGACAAGGAGTCGAGGGACTatggagaggatggagagtTGGTGTATGGGGATTGGTAGGAATGTATGGAAGTAAGGCTATGAGTGGTGCTGGAAGTACCGAAGGAGAATTTTAA
- the Bcyah1 gene encoding Bcyah1 — protein MSAVRSTSRAFGGIRRTTIQSLRREFATVADSPVRFSCRPPAAPALLCPFSISGSRPSTKQMCEIRQNRRSTAARREFSATSKALHGHVTPPKPGEGLHVTFFDKEGDEHTFEVSAGDNLLDIAQANDLEMEGACGGSCSCSTCHVIVEDEAFYDKMNEPDDDENDMLDLAFGLRETSRLGCQIVMSKEMDGLRVRLPSMTRNLQASDFSNKS, from the exons ATGTCTGCAGTTCGAAGTACAAGCCGAGCCTTTGGAGGCATTCGAAGAACCACCATTCAATCTCTACGAAGAGAGTTTGCGACAGTAGCCGATAGTCCTGTTCGATTTTCCTGCAGACCCCCCGCGGCGCCCGCTCTGTTATGTCCCTTCTCAATATCGGGGTCGCGCCCTAGCACAAAGCAGATGTGCGAGATTAGACAGAACAGGAGATCTACAGCTGCACGTCGAGAATTCTCTGCTACATCAAAAGCTTTACATGGGCATGTAACGCCCCCAAAGCCTGGGGAAGG GTTACATGTTACATTCTTCGATAAGGAGGGAGACGAACACACCTTTGAGGTATCGGCAGGAGACAATCTTTTGGATATAGCACAGGCCAATgacttggagatggaag GCGCCTGTGGAGGATCTTGCTCATGTTCAACATGTCATGTCATAGTCGAAGACGAAGCATTCTACGATAAGATGAATGAGcccgatgatgatgagaacgATATGTTAGATTTAGCGTTCGGCCTAAGGGAAACATCAAGATTGGGTTGCCAAATTGTGATGTCaaaagagatggatggattgcgCGTAAGGCTTCCTTCTATGACACGAAACCTCCAGGCCAGCGATTTCAGTAATAAGAGTTAA
- the Bcrrp15 gene encoding Bcrrp15, protein MAGNVSKKRKVEDGMKGKTGRPSKKFKKQTYYESSSDEEESATTQDFQAVNLQDSDEEEGGPNDAITGSLSDEDDEPDLNAADNELEEEVTDASNSDSENSDDGSDTNSNPNLIKARKRNDPEAFATSMSKILGSKLSASKRSDPVLSRSQTAIEASKEMTDLALEKKAKHKMREEKKAAMEKGRVKDVLGASTAFDASNGYGNGENVPSVQATMELEKRLRKTAQRGVVKLFNAVRAAQVKGEEAAKEARQKGVVGQGRREEKINEMSKKGFLDLIAGGGGLRKGEIEEA, encoded by the coding sequence atggcTGGAAATGTTTCAAAGAAGCGTAAGGTGGAGGATGGAATGAAAGGAAAAACCGGTAGACCTtccaagaaattcaagaaacaAACATACTACGAATCCTCATCcgacgaagaagaatccGCAACAACCCAAGATTTTCAAGCAGTCAATTTACAAGATTCAGACGAAGAGGAGGGCGGACCCAACGATGCAATCACAGGCAGTTTAtcagatgaggatgatgagcCAGATCTCAATGCCGCAGATAACgagttggaagaagaagtcacCGATGCCTCAAACTCCGATTCAGAAAATTCAGATGACGGTTCGGacacaaattcaaatccaaatttaaTAAAGGCAAGAAAGCGCAATGATCCAGAGGCATTTGCTACATCTATGTCCAAGATTTTGGGATCCAAGTTATCGGCGAGTAAAAGATCTGATCCGGTTTTGTCGAGAAGTCAGACGGCAATAGAAGCTAGCAAGGAAATGACGGATTTGGCTTTGGAAAAGAAGGCAAAGCATAagatgagagaggagaaaaaggCTGCAATGGAAAAGGGAAGAGTCAAGGATGTTTTAGGTGCTAGTACGGCATTTGATGCGAGCAATGgttatggaaatggagaaaatgtACCAAGTGTACAGGCAACaatggaattggaaaagCGACTGAGGAAAACTGCCCAAAGAGGTGTTGTCAAGCTCTTCAATGCTGTTAGAGCAGCCCAAGTTAAAGGCGAGGAGGCGGCCAAGGAAGCGAGACAAAAAGGAGTTGTGGGAcaaggaaggagagaggagaaaataaACGAGATGAGTAAGAAAggatttttggatttgattgcaggtggaggtggattgaggaaaggagagatcGAGGAGGCTTGA
- the Bcsrp54 gene encoding Bcsrp54 translates to MVLQDLGRRINAAVTDLTRSSNLDEKAFDGMIKEICSALLEADVNVKLVGNLRKSIKASVNFKELAPAVNKKKVIQKAVYDELVKLVDPHAEPFKPKKGKANIIMFVGLQGAGKTTTCTKLARWYQSRGFKACLVCADTFRAGAFDQLKQNATKAKIPYYGSLTQTDPAVVAKEGVDKFKKEKFEIIIVDTSGRHRQEDALFQEMVDIQTAVKPDQTVMVMDASIGQQAEAQSKAFKETADFGAIIITKTDGHASGGGAISAVAATHTPIIFIGTGEHMLDLEKFAPTQFVSKLLGMGDMQGLMEHVQSLKLDQKDTMKHIVEGIFTVRDLRDQLSNIMKMGPLSKMAGMIPGMGNMMQGMDDEDGAMKLKRMIYICDSMTAKELDSDGKMFLEQPTRMTRIACGSGTSVREIEDLLTQHKMMAGMAKTMGGSMKNMQKAQGAMGGANKQQQMAAMQKRLASMGGGGGGGMPDLNSMMKMLGGGGAGGMPGGMPDMSSLMKMMGGGGGMPGMPGMPGMGGAPAGRGGRR, encoded by the exons atgGTTCTTCAAGATTTAGGTCGGCGCATAAATGCTGCAGTCACAGATCTCACAAGATCTAGCAATTTGGATGAAAAG GCATTCGATGGCATGATCAAGGAGATTTGCTCCGCATTGCTCGAAGCCGATGTAAACGTAAAATTAGTGGGAAACCTACGAAAATCCATCAAAGCCTCCGTGAATTTTAAAGAACTTGCCCCGGCTGtcaacaagaagaaggtcATTCAAAAAGCTGTGTATGATGAATTAGTCAAGCTTGTCGATCCTCATGCCGAACCTTTCAAGCCAAAGAAAGGCAAAGCGAATATCATTATGTTTGTTGGATTGCAGGGAGCTGGAAAGACTACGACATGTACAAAATTGGCAAGATGGTATCAATCGAGGGGGTTCAAGGCTTGCTTGGTATGCGCGGATACCTTCCGTGCAGGTGCTTTCGATCAGTTGAAACAAAACGCTACAAAGGCTAAGATTCCATATTATGGTTCCCTCACACAAACGGATCCAGCAGTTGTGGCAAAGGAGGGTGTGGATAAATtcaagaaggagaaattcGAGATTATTATCGTGGACACTAGTGGAAGACATCGACAAGAAGATGCTTTGTTTCAAGAAATGGTGGATATTCAAACAGCTGTGAAGCCCGACCAAACTGTGATGGTAATGGATGCCAGCATAGGACAGCAAGCTGAGGCGCAAAGTAAGGCCTTCAAAGAAACTGCCGACTTTGGAGCCATTATTATCACGAAAACCGATGGGCACGCAAGTGGAGGTGGTGCAATCTCTGCAGTTGCAGCAACACATACACCTATCATATTTATCGGAACTGGAGAACATATGCTTGACTTAGAAAAGTTTGCACCCACACAATTCGTTTCTAAACTGCTAGGTATGGGAGATATGCAAGGGCTTATGGAGCATGTTCAGTCTTTGAAGTTAGATCAAAAAGACACCATGAAGCACATCGTGGAGGGTATTTTCACAGTTCGTGATCTCCGCGATCAATTGTCTAATATAATGAAGATGGGACCTCTCTCGAAAATGGCTGGTATGATTCCTGGTATGGGTAATATGATGCAAGGAATGGACGATGAGGATGGTGCCATGAAGCTCAAACGTATGATTTACATTTGTGATTCTATGACGGCCAAAGAACTCGATTCCGACGGAAAGATGTTCCTCGAACAACCCACTAGAATGACGAGGATAGCTTGCGGCAGTGGTACAAGTGTAAGGGAAATAGAGGACTTATTAACTCAACATAAGATGATGGCTGGTATGGCAAAGACAATGGGTGGAAGTATGAAGAATATGCAAAAAGCACAAGGTGCAATGGGAGGtgcaaacaaacaacaacaaatgGCCGCTATGCAAAAGAGACTCGCTTCGATGGGAGGCGGCGGAGGCGGTGGAATGCCAGATTTGAATAGCATGATG AAAATGctcggtggtggtggtgctggaGGCATGCCCGGCGGTATGCCTGACATGTCCAGTCTGATG AAAATGATGGGTGGCGGCGGTGGAATGCCTGGAATGCCTGGAATGCCCGGTATGGGAGGCGCTCCAGCGGGTAGAGGAGGCAGAAGATAA